A window from Malassezia restricta chromosome I, complete sequence encodes these proteins:
- a CDS encoding vacuolar import and degradation protein, translated as MFMLKSLFGKMWSDKDNIELVQLPSGSLFVMREDRRECVYERAVATIRRSSVPFQYVLAITPHMEDKEEEDAAIEETTFLIDEALAFRTSVRDQTPSFVWRDVQGESFEFVVDTAMCNSVMRSVFEVTYLQCAWERKTGQSHELATDEDLERLKPGETSMPTANAGAPTRAPPAESLQSVTGTQEPTVVLTATADLYLYDQASGLFMRQEKHVTAKVAEVGRFLYWMVVDGAESPWLSQGVDSRMNMNFSLENLSAVWNYYDEQRHVYSWLLRFGEKAAYHAFQETFSHLLWETLHEEKWGKASGAEQQYLEQAYEQDVAMTDDEGESHQRTLLSPRHTAALSEDESDVDAIEAQLDPMDEEEEESVEAATQVDDVAPVMPDMGRQERNSALAVGYKSDRAFVVRGDKIGVFKHTDDDTLEFSTAINRISTPQGRSFVPQRVMLHDQDTDMVLMDPSNKHTLYRMDLEYGKVVDEWHVHDDVPVNNILPTSKYAPMTAEKTFLGTSRNGIFRIDPRLRDQTLVDSQFKLYATKHDFSAAATDASGRLAVASNKGDLRLFDNQIGKNAKTALPSLGDPIIGVDVSADGRWVIATCRTYLLLIDTLIGEGRYQGHLGFDRAFPADSRPLPRRLQLRPHHVAYMDSEVRFTPAHFNTGSDAETSIVTSTGNYVVSWSFEAVKHGNPYAYVLKRYGGTVVRDDYTYGSDQSIVVAFEDDVQLAKRAQLRKPTRASLAPAATQPRTSAGRLRRQTQA; from the exons ATGTTCATGCTCAAGAGCC TCTTTGGCAAGATGTGGA GCGACAAGGATAAcatcgagctcgtgcagctccCAAGCGGCTCGCTGTTCGTGATGCGTGAGGATAGGCGCGAGTGTGTCTATGAGCGGGCTGTGGCGACGATCcggcgctcgtccgtgccgTTCCAGTACGTGCTGGCCATCACACCCCATATGGAAGACAAGGAAGAGGAAGATGCCGCGATAGAGGAAACCACGTTTCTCATCGATGAAGCCCTCGCGTTCCGGACCAGTGTACGGGACCAAACGCCGTCTTTTGTGTGGCGCGATGTCCAGGGCGAGTCGTTCGAGTTTGTTGTTGATACCGCGATGTGCAATTCTGTGATGCGGTCTGTATTCGAGGTGACGTACTTGCAGTGTGCTTGGGAGCGCAAGACAGGTCAGAGTCACGAGCTGGCCACGGACGAGGACCTGGAGCGTCTCAAGCCGGGGGAgacgagcatgccgacCGCCAACGCCGGCGCTCCTACGCGTGCACCGCCCGCTGAGTCACTGCAGAGTGTCACCGGGACACAGGAACCGACAGTTGTGCTAACGGCCACGGCCGACTTGTACCTGTACGACCAAGCGAGCGGACTCTTTATGCGACAGGAGAAGCATGTGACGGCCAAGGTGGCAGAGGTCGGTCGCTTTTTGTATTGGATGGTCGTGGATGGAGCCGAGTCGCCTTGGCTGAGTCAGGGCGTGGACTCGCGCATGAACATGAATTTTTCGCTCGAGAACCTGAGTGCCGTGTGGAACTATTAtgacgagcagcggcaTGTATACTCGTGGCTCCTGCGCTTTGGCGAGAAGGCTGCGTACCATGCATTCCAGGAAACGTTCTCGCACTTGCTGTGGGAGACGCTGCACGAAGAAAAGTGGGGCAAGGCGTCGGGTGCCGAGCAGCAGTACCTGGAGCAGGCATATGAGCAGGACGTGGCCATGACAGATGACGAGGGTGAGTCGCATCAGCGCACGCTTCTGAGTCCGCGGCACACGGCCGCTCTCAGTGAGGACGAAAGTGATGTGGACGCGATTGAAGCGCAGCTTGATCCGatggacgaagaagaggaggagaGCGTCGAGGCCGCCACTcaggtcgacgacgtggcgccgGTGATGCCCGATATGGGCCGCCAGGAGCGCAACTCGGCCTTGGCAGTGGGCTACAAGTCTGACCGCGCCTTTGTGGTGCGTGGTGACAAAATTGGCGTGTTTAAGCACACGGACGACGATACGCTCGAGTTTAGTACGGCCATCAACCGTATTAGCACGCCGCAAGGCCGCTCCTTTGTGCCGCAGCGTGTCATGTTGCATGATCAGGATACGGATATGGTGCTAATGGATCCCAGCAACAAGCACACGCTATACCGCATGGACTTGGAGTACGGCAAGGTTGTGGACGAATGGCACGTCCACGACGATGTGCCCGTCAACAACATTCTGCCGACGAGCAAATATGCGCCTATGACCGCTGAGAAAACGTTCCttggcacgtcgcgcaaTGGCATCTTTCGCATTGATCCACGTCTGCGCGACCAGACGCTGGTCGACTCGCAGTTTAAGCTGTATGCGACCAAGCACGACTTTAGCGCGGCGGCCACCGACGCATCAGGCCGCTTAGCCGTGGCGTCCAACAAGGGCGATTTGCGCCTATTTGACAACCAGATCGGCAAGAACGCCAAGACCGCGCTGCCGTCGTTAGGTGATCCGATCATTGGTGTCGACGTCTCTGCTGATGGTCGCTGGGTCATTGCGACGTGCCGCACGTACCTTTTGCTCATCGACACGCTGATCGGCGAGGGACGTTATCAGGGCCATCTCGGCTTTGACCGCGCTTTCCCCGCCGACTCGCGGCCGTTGCCCCGCCgtctgcagctgcgtccACACCACGTCGCGTACATGGACTCCGAAGTGCGATTCACACCCGCTCACTTTAATACCGGCTCGGATGCCGAGACGTCGATCGTCACATCCACAGGCAACTATGTCGTGTCGTGGTCATTTGAGGCCGTC
- a CDS encoding translation initiation factor 3 subunit D, translated as MTSFSLPVMAADSEFWGPPAGPSAASVLPKEFQQIPYTPFSKSDRIGRIADWNSFGTNAEDRSGASANPGRAARSARSAAAPSYPAGAPVNTFAYFHGEDESSFSVVDHARSAPPRRSAVSAAARGGRGAATGGRTGGFGRGQSAAGGRGVRGSAGRAGAADSRNRRPGWRDWERSQRKTREASITVGPDWEQLGELDFVRMVKLRMEVDAPEDVASYGTLYQYDRSYDRVSVRFEKPLQPRDRVHYNPTTSEDPVFHELATQSSKPQVFITDSILALLMCAPRSVYPWDVVVTKTDDGQLFFDKRANSAIDFLTVNENATEPPMELNDPANGPTPETNTRARINTPGTLSLEATFVNENFGYQVCDESKTYSFEHANPFHALDGEEGKLASCGYRYRHFNLSTDENDPVDMVVRTELNAYVAGASDKKPPSQLITIRTLNEFDSRAPGAGGAPDWRARLDQSRGAVVATEMKNNSFKLARFAVQSILAGADNMKLGFISRMNPLDPYRHTILGTAWFKPRELAAQMAYNLSNGWGIVRTIIDVVRAQPAGRFVLAKDPNKQVVRFFKVPWDFDQQDEEEEPEEEEEEEAQEEE; from the coding sequence ATGACGTCGTTTTCGCTGCCGGTGATGGCGGCCGACAGCGAGTTTTGGGGCCCTCCTGCTGGCCCCAGTGCAGCCTCTGTTCTTCCTAAAGAGTTTCAGCAGATCCCGTACACACCATTTTCGAAGAGTGACCGCATCGGACGCATTGCCGACTGGAACTCGTTCGGCACGAATGCGGAGGACCGCAGTGGTGCCTCGGCGAATCCaggacgcgcggcacgcagTGCACGCAGTGCAGCTGCACCTTCCTACCCAGCCGGTGCGCCCGTGAACACGTTCGCGTACTTCCACGGCGAAGATGAGTCGAGTTTCAGCGTGGTGGACCACGCCCGCTCCGCTCCGCCCCGGCGCTCGGCTGTCAgtgccgccgcgcgtggTGGCCGCGGAGCTGCAACGGGTGGTCGGACAGGTGGCTTCGGTCGAGGCCAGTCTGCGGCGGGAGGCCGTGGAGTGCGTGGCTCGGCGGGTCGTGCGGGTGCCGCTGATAGCCGCAACCGCCGTCCTGGCTGGCGTGATTGGGAGCGATCCCAGCGCAAGacgcgcgaggcgtcgATCACTGTTGGCCCCGATTGGGAGCAGCTGGGTGAGCTCGACTTTGTGCGCATGGTCAAGCTCCGGATGGAAGTGGATGCGCCTGAGGATGTGGCCTCGTACGGAACGCTGTATCAGTACGATCGGTCGTACGACCGGGTGAGTGTGCGCTTTGAGAAGCCGCTGCAGCCGCGTGATCGTGTGCACTACAACCCGACGACGTCTGAGGACCCAGTGTTCCACGAGCTGGCGACGCAGTCGTCCAAGCCGCAGGTGTTTATCACAGACTCGATCCTCGCGCTGCTTATGTGTGCGCCACGCTCAGTGTACCCATGGGACGTCGTGGTCACCAAGACGGACGATGGCCAGCTGTTCTTTGACAAGCGCGCGAATAGTGCCATTGACTTTTTGACCGTGAACGAGAATGCGACCGagccgcccatggagctGAATGACCCGGCGAATGGCCCGACCCCTGAGACGAACACACGCGCTCGGATTAACACGCCTGGTACTCTGAGCCTCGAGGCCACCTTTGTGAACGAGAACTTTGGCTACCAGGTGTGTGACGAGAGCAAGACGTACAGCTTTGAGCATGCCAACCCATTCCACGCCTTGGACGGTGAGGAGGGCAAACTGGCGAGCTGTGGCTACAGGTACCGTCACTTTAACCTCAGCACGGACGAGAACGATCCCGTCGATATGGTCGTGCGCACTGAGCTCAATGCGTACGTGGCAGGTGCGAGTGACAAGAAACCGCCGTCGCAGCTGATCACGATCCGCACGCTCAACGAATTCGactcgcgcgcgcctgggGCGGGCGGTGCTCCCGActggcgcgcacgtctCGACCAGAGCCGTGGTGCGGTCGTGGCGACGGAAATGAAGAACAACTCGTTCAAGCTGGCGCGTTTTGCTGTGCAGAGCATCTTGGCTGGCGCAGACAACATGAAGCTCGGTTTTATTTCGCGCATGAACCCATTGGATCCGTATCGCCACACGATCCTCGGCACGGCCTGGTTCAAGCCCCGTGAACTCGCGGCACAGATGGCGTACAACCTGTCGAACGGTTGGGGtatcg